The Struthio camelus isolate bStrCam1 chromosome 5, bStrCam1.hap1, whole genome shotgun sequence genome has a segment encoding these proteins:
- the LOC138067337 gene encoding LOW QUALITY PROTEIN: scavenger receptor cysteine-rich type 1 protein M130-like (The sequence of the model RefSeq protein was modified relative to this genomic sequence to represent the inferred CDS: inserted 1 base in 1 codon) has protein sequence MATTSQLPTRALGLLLCMQLCRGTGELRLVDGGSRCEGRVEVKHEGQWGAVCSYDFTWVVREASVVCRQLGCGTVARTSPYTPFGAGTGRIWLQPIFCSGTETALHNCRHYGWGQHYCDHDRDVGVTCSDAVELRXGGGPCEGRLEVKLRGQWGTVADDEWDMEDAEVVCQQLGCGSAQSAPGVTRFGEGSGPIHLVRPDCRGDESALWDCTIPGWGPYNGRHGWDVGVVCQGFVRLVGGDGACSGRVEVRQGRAWATLCEGRVDLNTAHVICKEQGCGAALAVTGAARFGAGAGPIWDGGFECAGNESLLSTCARRLPHGQRCNHTSDAGVVCSPYTGFRLANGSTACAGRVEVEARGTWGALCDAGWDEPDAHVLCHHLGCGFATSVPRGGSFGAGTGPVWRDTFHCSGSESHLAECPATALGIPACSPGHTATVQCSGGAEPLRLVDGESRCDGRLEMALGDAWGPVLAERWDASGATVVCRQLRCGAAEQAYAAPLLGPASSRVGLSGLRCAGSRRLRLVSGPGRCAGRVELYVRGAWSSVCQDSWHLSDAAVVCRHLGCGQALAAPASARYGRGSGPLWLGAGGCSGAEATLWHCPAPAPAPAPAPGQRGCKQGAGAAAVCSELTALRLVGGSGCAGRLQVFYNGTWGSVCANGTSRATAAVVCRQLGCGAGGSLAAVPATPQAGGPAWLAWVQCGEGADSLWRCPSAPWHLHHCRSPGDTHITCHGQPPANSATPTPAPTTACPAGAACTGAPRNPPTPAGAMPLTTVLCIVLGTLLCLALGALAVQAWRSMARRTGPRRAADTLSEAEAVYEELDYTLTPEYQQVPSGSASPSQGSGTKLPYYTQHSMEDSNPGTAADVPGLTRHEPPDGYDDASTVLEPGEAAAPGSSDGGVCEAAALGAGRQPSLSPLEPPATATDALASTHSDTGYDDVGIGSLRTSL, from the exons atggccaccaccagccagctgcccaccagggcactggggctgctcctgtgcatgcagctgtgcaggg GCACCGGGGAGCTGCGGCTGGTGGACGGAGGCAGCCGCTGCGAGGGCCGCGTGGAGGTGAAGCACGAGGGCCAGTGGGGCGCTGTGTGCAGCTATGACTTCACCTGGGTTGTCCGCGAAGCCTCCGtggtctgcaggcagctgggatgTGGCACTGTGGCAAGGACCTCCCCGTACACGCCGTTTGGGGCCGGGACCGGACGGATTTGGCTACAACCCATCTTCTGCAGTGGTACCGAGACAGCACTCCACAACTGCCGACACTATGGCTGGGGCCAGCATTACTGTGACCATGACAGGGACGTCGGAGTGACGTGCTCAG ATGCCgtggagctga ctggaggtggTCCCTGCGAGGGCAGGCTGGAGGTGAAGCTGCGGGGCCAGTGGGGAACAGTGGCGGATGATGAATGGGACATGGAGGACGCTGAGGTGGTGTgtcagcagctgggctgtggctcaGCCCAAAGTGCCCCTGGCGTGACCCGCTTTGGGGAAGGGTCTGGACCAATTCATCTTGTACGGCCTGATTGTCGTGGTGACGAGTCTGCCCTTTGGGACTGCACAATCCCGGGATGGGGGCCGTACAATGGCCGCCATGGCTGGGATGTTGGTGTGGTCTGTCAAG GATTTGTGCGGCTGGTCGGCGGGGACggcgcctgctcgggccgcgtgGAGGTGAGGCAGGGCCGTGCCTGGGCCACCCTCTGCGAGGGCCGTGTGGACCTCAACACCGCCCACGTCATCTGCAAGGAGCAGGGGTGCGGAGCAGCTCTGGCCGTCACCGGGGCGGCGCGctttggggcaggagccgggcccATCTGGGACGGGGGCTTCGAGTGTGCAGGCAACGAATCCCTCCTGTCCACCTGCGCCCGACGACTGCCCCACGGCCAGCGCTGCAACCACACCAGCGACGCCGGCGTCGTCTGCTCCC CCTACACGGGCTTCAGGCTGGCCAACGGCAGCACGGCGTGCGCAGGGCGAGTGGAGGTGGAGGCGCGGGGCACCTGGGGTGCCCTCTGCGACGCCGGCTGGGACGAGCCCGACGCCCACGTGCTCTGCCACCACCTCGGCTGTGGCTTTGCCACCTCTGTGCCCCGCGGAGGGTCTTTTGGGGCAGGCACCGGCCCCGTGTGGCGCGACACCTTTCACTGCAGCGGCAGCGAGTCCCACCTGGCAGAGTGCCCTGCCACGGCGCTGGGCATCCCCGCCTGCTCGCCAGGCCACACTGCCACCGTCCAGTGCTCAG GTGGCGCTGAACCCCTGCGGCTGGTGGACGGGGAGAGCCGCTGCGACGGGCGCCTGGAGATGGCCCTGGGCGACGCCTGGGGCCCGGTGCTGGCCGAGCGGTGGGACGCGAGCGGCGCCACcgtggtgtgccggcagctgcggtgcggcgcggcggagcAGGCCTACGCCGCCCCGCTGCTGGGACCAGCGTCGAGCCGCGTGGGGCTGAGCGGGCTCCGGTGCGCAG gcagccggcGCCTACGGCTGGTgagcggccccggccgctgcgccGGCAGAGTGGAGCTCTACGTCCGGGGCGCCTGGAGCAGCGTCTGCCAGGACTCGTGGCACCTGTCCGACGCCGCCGTCGTCTGCCGCCACTTGGGCTGCGGCCAGGCCCTGGCagcgcccgcctcggcccgctacggccgcggctcggggccgcTGTGGCTGGGCGCTGGTGGCTGCTCCGGGGCCGAGGCCACGCTCTGgcactgcccggccccggccccggccccggccccggccccggggcagcgcgggtgcAAGCAGGGCGCCGGCGCAGCAGCCGTCTGCTCAG AGCTCACAGCCCTGCGGCTGGTGGGCGGCAGCGGCtgcgccgggcgcctgcaggtctTCTACAACGGGACGTGGGGCAGCGTGTGCGCCAACGGCACCAGCCGCGCCACAGCCGCcgtggtgtgccggcagctgggctgcggggccgggggcagcctggCGGCCGTCCCCGCAACCCCCCAGGCCGGGGGCCCCGCCTGGCTGGCCTGGGTGCAGTGCGGCGAGGGGGCCGACTCCCTCTggcgctgcccctccgccccctggCACCTGCACCACTGCCGCTCCCCCGGGGACACCCACATCACGTGCCACGGGCAGCCTCCAGCCAACAGCGCGACTCCCACGCCAGCCCCCACcaccgcctgccccgccggcgcaGCCTGCACAG gtgcccccaggaaccccccaaCACCTGCTGGGGCCATGCCGCTGACCACCGTCCTCTGCATCGTCCTGGGGACccttctgtgcctggccctgggggcccttGCTGTGCAGGCATGGCGCTCCATGGCTCGGCGCACAG GCCCCCGCAGAGCTGCAGATACACTCTCAGAGGCAGAGGCCGTCTATGAGGAGCTCGACTACACCCTGACACCCGAGTACCAGCAGGTCCCCAGTGGCTCAG CCTCACCATCGCAGGGCTCAGGGACCAAGCTGCCCTATTACACCCAGCACAGCATGGAGGACAGCAACCCCGGGACTGCCGCAG ACGTCCCTGGCCTGACCAGGCACGAACCCCCGGATGGGTACGATGATGCCTCCACCGTGCTGGAGCCAGGAGAGGCCGCTGCTCCGGGGTCAAGTGACGGAGGTGTGTGCGAGGCTGCGGCACTGGGAG CGGGGAGAcagccctccctcagccccctagAGCCGCCCGCAACCGCCACAGACGCCCTGGCCTCAACACACAGTGACACGGGCTACGACGACGTTGGCATTGGTAGTCTCAGGACGTCTCTCTGA
- the LOC138067338 gene encoding scavenger receptor cysteine-rich type 1 protein M130-like: MATTSQLPTRALGLLLCMQLCRGTEELRLVDGGSRCEGRVEVKHEGQWGAVCSYDFTWDVRGASVVCRQLGCGTVARTSPYTPFGAGSGRIWLQPFFCSGTEPALHNCPHYGWGQHYCNHDTDIGVTCSDAVELRLVNGGGPCEGRLEVKLRGQWGTVADGAWDMEDAEVVCQQLGCGSAQSAHDWTRFGEGSGPIHLVRPDCRGDESALWDCTIPGWGPYNVTHGWDVGVVCQGFVRLVGGDGACSGRVEVRQGRAWATLCEGHVDLNAAHVICKELGCGAALAVTGAARFGAGAGPIWDGGFECAGNESLLSTCARRLPHGQRCNHTSDAGVVCSPYTGFRLANGSTACAGRVEVEARGTWGALCDAGWDEPDAHVLCHHLGCGFATSVPRGGSFGAGTGPVWRDTFHCSGSESHLAECPATALGIPACSPGHTAAVQCSGGAEPLRLVDGESRCDGRLEMALGDAWGPVLAERWDASGATVVCRQLRCGAAEQAYAAPLLGPASSRVGLSGLRCAGTEARLAHCNATAATAAPAGRAHQAAVVCSGSRRLRLVSGPGRCAGRVELYVRGAWSSVCQDSWHLSDAAVVCRHLGCGQALAAPASARYGRGSGPLWLGAGGCSGAEATLWHCPAPAPAPAPAPGQRGCKQGAGAAAVCSELTALRLVGGSGCAGRLQVFYNGTWGSVCANGTSRATAAVVCRQLGCGAGGSLAAVPATPQAGGPAWLAWVQCGEGADSLWRCPSAPWHLHHCRSPGDTHITCHGQPPANSATPTPAPTTACPAGAACTGAPRNPPTPAGAMPLTTVLCIVLGTLLCLALGALAVQAWRSMARRTGPRRAADTLSEAEAVYEELNYTLTPEYQQVPSGSASPSQGSGTKLPYYTQHSMEDSNPGTAADVPGLTRHEPPDGYDDASTVLEPGEAAAPGSSDGGVCKAAALGAGRQPSLSPLEPPATATDALASTHSDTGYDDVGIGSPRTSL; the protein is encoded by the exons atggccaccaccagccagctgcccaccagggcactggggctgctcctgtgcatgcagctgtgcaggg GCACCGAGGAGCTGCGGCTGGTGGACGGAGGCAGCCGCTGCGAGGGCCGCGTGGAGGTGAAGCACGAGGGCCAGTGGGGCGCTGTGTGCAGCTACGACTTCACCTGGGATGTCCGCGGGGCCTCCGtggtctgcaggcagctgggatgTGGCACTGTGGCAAGGACCTCCCCGTACACGCCGTTTGGGGCCGGGAGTGGCCGGATTTGGCTGCAACCCTTCTTCTGCAGTGGCACTGAGCCAGCACTCCACAACTGCCCACACTATGGCTGGGGCCAGCACTACTGCAACCATGACACGGACATCGGAGTGACGTGCTCAG ATGCCGTGgagctgaggctggtgaacggaGGTGGTCCCTGCGAGGGCAGGCTGGAGGTGAAGCTGCGGGGCCAGTGGGGAACAGTGGCAGACGGTGCCTGGGACATGGAGGACGCTGAGGTGGTGTgtcagcagctgggctgtggctcaGCCCAAAGTGCCCATGACTGGACCCGCTTTGGGGAAGGGTCTGGACCAATTCATCTTGTACGGCCTGACTGTCGTGGTGACGAGTCTGCCCTCTGGGACTGCACAATCCCGGGATGGGGGCCGTACAATGTCACCCATGGCTGGGATGTTGGTGTGGTCTGTCAAG GATTTGTGCGGCTGGTCGGCGGGGACggcgcctgctcgggccgcgtgGAGGTGAGGCAGGGCCGTGCCTGGGCCACCCTCTGCGAGGGCCATGTGGACCTCAACGCCGCCCACGTCATCTGCAAGGAGCTGGGGTGCGGAGCAGCTCTGGCCGTCACCGGGGCGGCGCGctttggggcaggagccgggcccATCTGGGACGGGGGCTTCGAGTGTGCAGGCAACGAATCCCTCCTGTCCACCTGCGCCCGACGACTGCCCCACGGCCAGCGCTGCAACCACACCAGCGACGCCGGCGTCGTCTGCTCCC CCTACACGGGCTTCAGGCTGGCCAACGGCAGCACGGCGTGCGCAGGGCGAGTGGAGGTGGAGGCGCGGGGCACCTGGGGTGCCCTCTGCGACGCCGGCTGGGACGAGCCCGACGCCCACGTGCTCTGCCACCACCTCGGCTGTGGCTTTGCCACCTCTGTGCCCCGCGGAGGGTCTTTTGGGGCAGGCACCGGCCCCGTGTGGCGCGACACCTTTCACTGCAGCGGCAGCGAGTCCCACCTGGCAGAGTGCCCTGCCACGGCGCTGGGCATCCCCGCCTGCTCGCCAGGCCACACTGCCGCCGTCCAGTGCTCAG GTGGCGCTGAACCCCTGCGGCTGGTGGACGGGGAGAGCCGCTGCGACGGGCGCCTGGAGATGGCCCTGGGCGACGCCTGGGGCCCGGTGCTGGCCGAGCGGTGGGACGCGAGCGGCGCCACcgtggtgtgccggcagctgcggtgcggcgcggcggagcAGGCCTACGCCGCCCCGCTGCTGGGACCAGCGTCGAGCCGCGTGGGGCTGAGCGGGCTCCGGTGCGCAGGCACGGAGGCTCGCCTGGCCCACTGCAACGCCACGGCCGCCACGGCTGCGCCGGCGGGCCGCGCCCACCAAGCGGCCGTTGTCTGCTCGG gcagccggcGCCTACGGCTGGTgagcggccccggccgctgcgccGGCAGAGTGGAGCTCTACGTCCGGGGCGCCTGGAGCAGCGTCTGCCAGGACTCGTGGCACCTGTCCGACGCCGCCGTCGTCTGCCGCCACTTGGGCTGCGGCCAGGCCCTGGCagcgcccgcctcggcccgctacggccgcggctcggggccgcTGTGGCTGGGCGCTGGTGGCTGCTCCGGGGCCGAGGCCACGCTCTGgcactgcccggccccggccccggccccggccccggccccggggcagcgcgggtgcAAGCAGGGCGCCGGCGCAGCAGCCGTCTGCTCAG AGCTCACAGCCCTGCGGCTGGTGGGCGGCAGCGGCtgcgccgggcgcctgcaggtctTCTACAACGGGACGTGGGGCAGCGTGTGCGCCAACGGCACCAGCCGCGCCACAGCCGCcgtggtgtgccggcagctgggctgcggggccgggggcagcctggCGGCCGTCCCCGCAACCCCCCAGGCCGGGGGCCCCGCCTGGCTGGCCTGGGTGCAGTGCGGCGAGGGGGCCGACTCCCTCTggcgctgcccctccgccccctggCACCTGCACCACTGCCGCTCCCCCGGGGACACCCACATCACGTGCCACGGGCAGCCTCCAGCCAACAGCGCGACTCCCACGCCAGCCCCCACcaccgcctgccccgccggcgcaGCCTGCACAG gtgcccccaggaaccccccaaCACCTGCTGGGGCCATGCCACTGACCACCGTCCTCTGCATCGTCCTGGGGACccttctgtgcctggccctgggggcccttGCTGTGCAGGCATGGCGCTCCATGGCTCGGCGCACAG GCCCCCGCAGAGCTGCAGATACACTCTCAGAGGCAGAGGCCGTCTATGAGGAGCTCAACTACACCCTGACACCCGAGTACCAGCAGGTCCCCAGTGGCTCAG CCTCACCATCGCAGGGCTCAGGGACCAAGCTGCCCTATTACACCCAGCACAGCATGGAGGACAGCAACCCCGGGACTGCCGCAG ACGTCCCTGGCCTGACCAGGCACGAACCCCCGGATGGGTACGATGATGCCTCCACCGTGCTGGAGCCAGGAGAGGCCGCTGCTCCGGGGTCAAGTGACGGAGGTGTGTGCAAGGCTGCGGCACTGGGAG CGGGGAGAcagccctccctcagccccctagAGCCGCCCGCAACCGCCACAGACGCCCTGGCCTCAACACACAGTGACACGGGCTACGACGACGTTGGCATTGGTAGTCCCAGGACGTCTCTCTGA
- the LOC138067373 gene encoding scavenger receptor cysteine-rich type 1 protein M130-like, producing the protein MATTSQLPTRALGLLLCMQLCRGTEELRLVDGGSRCEGRVEVKHEGQWGTVCSYDFTWVVRGASVVCRQLGCGTVARTSPYTPFGAGTGRIWLQPFFCSGTESALHNCPHFGWGQHYCNHDTDIGVTCSDAVELRLVNEGRLEVKLRGQWGAVADSAWDMEDAEVVCQQLGCGSAQSAPGVTRFGEGSGPIHLVWPDCRGDESALWDCTIPGWGPYNVTHGWDVGVVCQDKTSLDGGDGACSGRVEVRQGRAWATLCEGHVDLNTAHIICKEQGCGAALAVTGAARFGAGAGPIWDGGFECAGNESLLSTCARRLPHGQRCNHTSDAGVVCSPYTGFRLANGSTACAGRVEVEAQGTWGALCDAGWDEPDAHVLCHHLGCGFATSVPRGGSFGAGTGPVWHDTFHCSGSESHLAECPATALGIPACSPGHTAAVQCSGGAEPLRLVDGESRCDGHLEMALGDAWGPVLAERWDASGATVVCRQLRCGAVEQAYAAPLLGPASSRVGLSGLRCAGTEARLAHCNATAATAAPAGRAHQAAVVCSGSRRLRLASGPGRCAGRVELYVRGAWSSVCQDSWHLSDAAVVCRHLGCGQALAAPASARYGRGSGPLWLGAGGCSGAEATLWHCPAPAPAPAPAPGQRGCKQGAGAAAVCSELTALRLVGGSGCAGRLQVFYNGTWGSVCANGTSRATAAVVCRQLGCGAGGSLAAVPATPQAGGPAWLAWVQCGEGADSLWRCPSAPWHPHHCRSPGDTHITCHGQPPANSATPTPAPTTACPAGAACTGAPRNPPTPAGAMPLTTVLCIVLGTLLCLALGALAVQAWRSMARRTGPHRAADTLSEAEAVYEELDYTLTPEYQQVPSGSASPSQGSGTKLPYYTQHSMEDSNPGTAADIPGLTRHEPPDGYDDASTVLEPGEAAAPGSSDGGVCKAAALGAGRQPSLSPLEPPATATDALASTHSDTGYDDVGIGSSRTSL; encoded by the exons ATGGCCACCACCAGCCAGCTGCCCACCAGGGCActggggctgctgctgtgcatgcagctgtgcaggg GCACCGAGGAGCTGCGGCTGGTGGACGGAGGCAGCCGCTGCGAGGGCCGCGTGGAGGTGAAGCACGAGGGCCAGTGGGGCACTGTGTGCAGCTACGACTTCACCTGGGTTGTCCGCGGGGCCTCCGtggtctgcaggcagctgggatgTGGCACTGTGGCAAGGACCTCCCCGTACACGCCGTTTGGGGCCGGGACTGGCCGGATTTGGCTGCAACCTTTCTTCTGCAGTGGTACCGAGTCAGCACTCCACAACTGCCCACACTTTGGCTGGGGCCAGCACTACTGCAACCATGACACGGACATTGGGGTGACGTGCTCAG ATGCCGTGgagctgaggctggtgaacgAGGGCAGGCTGGAGGTGAAGCTGCGGGGCCAGTGGGGAGCAGTGGCAGACAGCGCCTGGGACATGGAGGACGCTGAGGTGGTGTgtcagcagctgggctgtggctcaGCCCAAAGTGCCCCTGGCGTGACCCGCTTTGGGGAAGGGTCTGGACCAATTCATCTTGTATGGCCTGACTGTCGTGGTGACGAGTCTGCCCTCTGGGACTGCACAATCCCGGGATGGGGGCCGTACAATGTCACCCATGGCTGGGATGTTGGTGTGGTCTGTCAAGATAAGACCTCT CTGGACGGCGGGGACggcgcctgctcgggccgcgtgGAGGTGAGGCAGGGCCGTGCCTGGGCCACCCTCTGCGAGGGCCATGTGGACCTCAACACCGCCCACATCATCTGCAAGGAGCAGGGGTGCGGAGCAGCTCTGGCCGTCACCGGGGCGGCGCGctttggggcaggagccgggcccATCTGGGACGGGGGCTTCGAGTGTGCAGGCAACGAATCCCTCCTGTCCACCTGCGCCCGACGACTGCCCCACGGCCAGCGCTGCAACCACACCAGCGACGCCGGCGTCGTCTGCTCCC CCTACACAGGCTTCAGGCTGGCCAACGGCAGCACGGCGTGCGCAGGGCGAGTGGAGGTGGAGGCGCAGGGCACCTGGGGTGCCCTCTGCGACGCCGGCTGGGACGAGCCCGACGCCCACGTGCTCTGCCACCACCTTGGCTGTGGCTTTGCCACCTCTGTGCCCCGCGGAGGGTCTTTTGGGGCAGGCACCGGCCCCGTGTGGCACGACACCTTTCACTGCAGCGGCAGCGAGTCCCACCTGGCAGAGTGCCCTGCCACGGCGCTGGGCATCCCCGCCTGCTCGCCAGGCCACACTGCCGCCGTCCAGTGCTCAG GTGGCGCTGAACCCCTGCGGCTGGTGGACGGGGAGAGCCGCTGCGACGGGCACCTGGAGATGGCCCTGGGCGACGCCTGGGGCCCGGTGCTGGCCGAGCGGTGGGACGCGAGCGGCGCCACcgtggtgtgccggcagctgCGGTGCGGCGCGGTGGAGCAGGCCTACGCCGCCCCGCTGCTGGGACCAGCGTCGAGCCGCGTGGGGCTGAGCGGGCTCCGGTGCGCAGGCACGGAGGCTCGCCTGGCCCACTGCAACGCCACGGCCGCCACGGCTGCGCCGGCGGGCCGCGCCCACCAAGCGGCCGTTGTCTGCTCGG gcagccggcGCCTACGGCTggcgagcggccccggccgctgcgccGGCAGAGTGGAGCTCTACGTCCGGGGCGCCTGGAGCAGCGTCTGCCAGGACTCGTGGCACCTGTCCGACGCCGCCGTCGTCTGCCGCCACTTGGGCTGCGGCCAGGCCCTGGCagcgcccgcctcggcccgctacggccgcggctcggggccgcTGTGGCTGGGCGCTGGTGGCTGCTCCGGGGCCGAGGCCACGCTCTGgcactgcccggccccggccccggccccggccccggccccggggcagcgcgggtgcAAGCAGGGCGCCGGCGCAGCAGCCGTCTGCTCAG AGCTCACAGCCCTGCGGCTGGTGGGCGGCAGCGGCtgcgccgggcgcctgcaggtctTCTACAACGGGACGTGGGGCAGCGTGTGCGCCAACGGCACCAGCCGCGCCACAGCCGCcgtggtgtgccggcagctgggctgcggggccgggggcagcctggCGGCCGTCCCCGCAACCCCCCAGGCCGGGGGCCCCGCCTGGCTGGCCTGGGTGCAGTGCGGCGAGGGGGCCGACTCCCTCTggcgctgcccctccgccccctggCACCCGCACCACTGCCGCTCCCCCGGGGACACCCACATCACGTGCCACGGGCAGCCTCCAGCCAACAGCGCGACTCCCACGCCAGCCCCCACcaccgcctgccccgccggcgcaGCCTGCACAG gtgcccccaggaaccccccaaCACCTGCTGGGGCCATGCCGCTGACCACCGTCCTCTGCATCGTCCTGGGGACccttctgtgcctggccctgggggCCCTCGCCGTGCAGGCATGGCGCTCCATGGCTCGGCGCACAG GCCCCCACAGAGCTGCAGATACACTCTCAGAGGCAGAGGCCGTCTATGAGGAGCTCGACTACACCCTGACACCCGAGTACCAGCAGGTCCCCAGTGGCTCAG CCTCACCATCGCAGGGCTCAGGGACCAAGCTGCCCTATTACACCCAGCACAGCATGGAGGACAGCAACCCCGGGACTGCCGCAG ACATCCCTGGCCTGACCAGGCACGAACCCCCGGATGGGTACGATGATGCCTCCACCGTGCTGGAGCCAGGAGAGGCCGCTGCTCCGGGGTCAAGTGACGGAGGTGTGTGCAAGGCTGCGGCACTGGGAG CGGGGAGAcagccctccctcagccccctagAGCCGCCCGCAACCGCCACAGACGCCCTGGCCTCAACACACAGTGACACGGGCTACGACGACGTTGGCATTGGTAGTTCCAGGACGTCTCTCTGA